Proteins encoded together in one Lathyrus oleraceus cultivar Zhongwan6 chromosome 5, CAAS_Psat_ZW6_1.0, whole genome shotgun sequence window:
- the LOC127084430 gene encoding uncharacterized protein LOC127084430: MASRSSASKKRKVGSTSCTVPIQFDTDKFVGAKQAARYVALEKRKILPEKRFIINPEGEYCTFAGLIHSKKWDRLIAPLEHYDIEIVREFYTNTLPNDDEPFTWTTRVSGRPVAFDRDAINRVLGEPLHPGANERDTYHRDLRLHRDTDSISAALLFEGKSVELNPSGVPMRYHREDMIPMAQLILMLVLTNIKPKSHTSTVPILVAHLVHCILTNIQIDVARIIALELKSVIESGLKSGARVNCPLAFPCLIMALCQHSRVKLPSRSQVRIPPAINDRYVAKYCKPKNFRSSSTADVPGLLMVLVLLLRDPILSSRLSATIIGIGWRQLSAPCLIFTILCSCYSCRCVTPAVSIQ; this comes from the coding sequence ATGGCATCCAGGTCGAGCGCTTCtaaaaagagaaaggtcgggagcacttccTGTACCGTGCCCATACagttcgacaccgacaaattcgTAGGTGCAAAGCAAGCCGCTCGCTATGTGGCTttggaaaagagaaaaattttGCCAGAGAAAAGGTTTATAATCAACCCCGAAGGCGAATACTGTACATTTGCTGGGTTGATTCATAGCAAGAAGTGGGACCGGTTGATTGCTCCGCTTGAGCACTATGACATCGAAATAGTGCGTGAGTTCTACACGAACACACTACCTAACgacgacgagccattcacatggacgaCTAGAGTGTCCGGCCGTCCGGTTGCTttcgatcgggatgcaattaaccgtgtactgggtgaaccgctccatccGGGGGCAAATGAGAGGGACACATACCATAGGGATTTGAGGCTCCACCGGGATACCGATTCTATTTCTGCTGCCCTATTATTTGAGGGGAAATCAGTTGAGTTGAACCCGTCTGGGGTtccgatgagataccatagggaggacatgattcccatggctcagctgatcctAATGCTGGTTCTGACCAATATAAAACCCAAGTCTCACACTTCAACCGTGCCGATCCTAGTGGCACACTTGGTTCACTGCATTCTCACGAATATtcagattgatgtggcgaggataattgctttagagttgaagtccgtgattgagagcgggctaaagtcgggggcacgagttaactgtccccttgctttcccgtgtctcatcatggctttgtgccaacattcgagggtgaagctaccctcccggAGTCAAGTGAGGATCCCGCCAGCTATCAACGACAGATATGTGGCCAAGTACTGCAAACCGAAGAACTTCAGGAGTAGTTCAACTGCTGATgtaccggggcttctgatggtcctggtacttttgctcagggatccgatcctttccagcaggctgtctgcaactataattgggattggatggcggcaactcagcgcgccatgctTGATATTCACGATTCTATGCAGTTGTTACAGTTGCAGGTGCGTGACCCCTGCGGTGAGCATTCAATGA